Below is a genomic region from Dechloromonas denitrificans.
GACGCATCGTCTTGTTTCTCTGTGCCGAATTCGTCATTCTGAACATCGCCCTGACCGCCCTGACCCTGTATTGGGGCGCGGCACTTTACGGCTACGGGTTTACGCTGGCCGTCCTGATCACGCTGATCACCGGGCTTTATCTGCTGTCACGCAGTCTCAACCGGCTGGAATACGAAACGTTCATGCTGCAATAGCCGGACAGCCTTGGTAAGCTAGGGGAACAGGTTGCCCAGCCGGGCGACCAAGGCAGCTTCGAGAGGCCAGTTTCTGACAGTTCCCAGCCTTCACGTCACCACGTTCAATATCCACAAGGGATTCTCGCAGTTCAACCGGCGCATGATGGTGCACGAACTGCGTGACCGCCTGCGTCATTTGAATCCGGACATTGTCTTCTTGCAGGAAGTGCAGGGGCTGCATCTCGGCCATGCCGAAAATCACCACAACTGGCCGAGTGCACCGCAGCACGAATTCCTGGCCGACGAGGTGTGGCAGGCCTCGGCCTACGGTCGCAACATGATTTACGACCACGGCCACCATGGCAACGCCATTTTGTCGCGCTTCCCGATTCTCGATTCGCACAATCAGGACGTCACGCATCTGCAGTTCGAAAAGCGCGGCCTGCTGCATTGCCGGATTGCGCTGCCCGAAGGCCCCGCCGCGCATTGTGTCTGCGTCCATCTCTCGCTTTTCGGCCATTCGCGCCGCCGCCAGATGCATGCCCTGGCCGATTACCTCGACCGGATGGCCGACCCGACGGCACCGATCATCATTGCCGGCGATTTCAACGACTGGAGCAACAAGGCCGGTCAGCAACTGGCCGCCCGGCTGGGCCTGATCGAAGTGTTCAGCCAGCGGGACGGCCGGCCGGTACGCAGCTTCCCGGCAGCCATGCCGATGTTCCGGCTCGACCGGATTTACGTGCGCGGCTTCAACATCATCAGCACCGAAGTCCATCACGGCCAGCCGTGGTCGGCGATTTCGGACCACGCCGCACTGTCGGCATGCCTCGGCCGGCATGGCGCCTGACTTCCTGCCGGGTAACCGGATCACGCTACTCAATTCAGGCCGGGAATATTTCCCGGCGCTGCTTGCGGCAATCGATGCCGCGCGCGACGAGATTTTTCTCGAAAGCTACATCTACGCCAATGACCCGGTCGGCCAGCGCGTCTGCCACGCACTGTGCCAGGCAGCCAGGCGCGGTGTCACGGTCAATGTCACGGTCGACGGCTTCGGCGGCCGGAATTTCGCCGACGATTTCCTGCCGACTCTGACGGCGGCCGGGGTCCGGGCGATGCTCTTCCGGCCCGAAATCAGCACCTTCCATCTGCGCCGCCATCGTCTGCGGCGACTGCATCGCAAACTGGCCGTGATTGACGGACGCACCCTGTTCGTCGGCGGCATCAACATTGTCGATGACGACAACGCACCGCCCGACATGTGCCCGCGCTACGACTACGCCGTGCAGGTCGATGGCCCCGTCGTGCAGCAAGCACTGCACGCCGCGCGCCGTATCTGGGAAATCGTCAGCTGGGTCAATTTCAAGCGACGCTTCCGGCTCAAGCCAGGCCGACCTTCCCCCGTCGAGGCGACGGGCAATCAAACGGCTGCGTTCCTGATTCGCGACAACCTTCGCCACCGCAACGACATCCTGCACGCCTATCTTGATGCGATTGCCGAGGCCCGCGACGAGATCCTGATCGCCAACGCCTATTTCCTGCCCGGCGTACGTTTCGGTCGCGCCCTGCAAGCGGCGGCCAAACGCGGCGTCCGGATCACCATCCTGCTGCAGGGCAAGACCGATCACCCGATGCTGCGTTTTGCCGCCCAGGCGCTGTACACCGTGGCACTGAGCAACGGCATCCGGGTTTTCGAATACGAAAAAAGCTTCATGCACGCCAAGGTGGCCGTGATCGATGGCGAGTGGGCCACTGTCGGCTCGTCGAACATCGATCCCTTCAGCCTGCTGCTGGCCAAGGAAGCCAATCTGGTAGTGCGCGACCGTGATTTCGCCCGAACCCTGCGCCGCAGCATCCTCGATGCCATCGCACAAGGTGCCCGCGAAATGCGGGCCGACGAGTTAAGCGAACACGGCTGGCCGGTTCGATTGCTGCGCTGGCTAAGCTACGGGCTGGTCCGGGCATTGGTCGGTTTGACCGGCTACGGTCCGAAACACTGGCAAGCCGACGAGGAAATGCCCGGCATCACGCCGGAGAAGCTCCCGGAATAACGCGTCCGGAAGGAATAGCCGAAAACTGCCAGTGCGCTATCGCCCAGGCCCAGCATTCATCCAGCCGGGCATGCTCCAGGCCGGGCGGCACGGCCTGGCCGAGAAAACGCAGGGCCGCCACCAGTTGCGGCACCGGCCGGCCGGCATCGAGCGCCGGCGCCAGCGTCTGTTTCGACAACTTCTCTCCGGCAGCATTACTCACCACCGGCAAATGCGCGTAACGCGGCTGGCGATAGCCAAGACAACGCTGCAGCCAGATCTGACGCGGCGTCGACGCCAGCAGGTCGGCGCCGCGCACGATATCGGAAATTCCCTGAAATTCATCGTCGACCGTGACGGCCAGTTGATAGGCAAACAAACCATCGGCCCGCAGCAAAACGAAGTCGCCGACATCGTTTTCCAGTTGCTGGCTGAGATGCCCCTGCAAGCGATCGACAAAACCCAGATCGCCATCGACCCGCAGACGCCACGCCCGCGCCTGACGACCTGCCGGCAAGCCGACACGGCAGGTGCCGGGATAAGCCAGGCCACCATCAATCGCCGGACGGCTGGCCGAGTCGGCGATTTCCTTGCGCGAACAGGCACAGCCATACGCCAGCCCGGCCGACCTGAGTTGCGCCAGCGCCTCGGCATAAGCTTCGCTGCGCGTGCTCTGCCACAACACCGGACCATCCCAGCAAAAGCCGAAGGCTTCCAGTGTGCGCAGGATGTCATCGGCCGCCCCCGACACGTTACGCGGGGTGTCGACATCTTCCATCCGCAGCAACCACTCGCCGTGCTGCGAACGGGCATCGAGATAACTGCCGACGGCCGCAACCAATGAGCCGGCATGGAGCGGCCCGGTCGGTGATGGCGCAAAGCGCCCGCGATATAGCTGATTCATGCCGCCATTTTCGGACAAATTACCCGATTGCGGCAGCCAGCAAATACGCCGGCACAGACCAGAGGCAAAAAAAATCCCGCCGGGATCGCTCCTGGCGGGATTGCGGACCGGCGTAGATTTACTTGCCAGCCGGGGCGGCGGCAGGCGCCGGAGCAGCGGCGGGTTCAGCCTTGACGGCCGCTTTGGCATGCTTCACGTGCTTGACCGGTTTGGCGGCATCTTGCTTGACCGGCTCGGTCTTCGGCGCCTCGACCACCTTGGCCGGCTCAACCGCTTTCGGTGCTTCAACCTTCTTTTCGGCCGCCGCAGCGACCGGAGCGACAACCTTGGCAGCCGGGGCGGCAGTAGGGGCTGGGGCCGGCTGGGCAAAGGAAGCAGAAGCAAAACCAGCGGCAACAGCGAGAGCGATGACAGTCTTGAACATTTTGAATCTCCTTGAGGTTGAATCGGTACTTTGTCCGGTGCTGCGATATTGCAGCGCCTTGTTGCGAATAACGCGCTGGCAGACGGCCCCGATGTCATCAGTTGTGTAATTCACTGTATCGATTTGTGACCCGGCTGCCGCACGGTTTCTCCGAAGCCTGACTTGTACGTTACGATTTATCGTCCAGCCGCCGCGTTGACCGCAGCACGCCCCATCGATTCGAGGAATGCCATGCACCACCGATTTAAGCTTGTTTTTTGCTGCCTGATGACCGTCAGCCCGCTGCTTTGGGCCGCCGGTTTCATGGAGCGGGAAATTTCCTTTTCGACGCAGGAAGTACAGGAAGCACTCGCCAAAACGAGCAGCAGCGAGAAAAACTACGGCGGACTGGTCAGTGTTGCCCTGCCTGCCCCGCCGCAAGTAACGCTGGGCGAACCGGCCGGCCTGGCCGGTGTGACGGCGCGGCTGAACATCAGCCTGCTGGGCAGCCCGGCCATCGGCGTCGATGTGGCCGGCACCGCCGGCATTCGCTACGACGACAAACGCAAGGCATTTTTCCTGGAAAACCCGGTCGCCCATTCAATTCAGTCCCCGGCGCTGTCGAGGGACAGCGAACCAATGGCCAAACAGGCCATCAACGCTTTCATCAGCAACTATTTCCGCAACAAACCGGTCTACGTCCTGCGTGAAGATGGCAAGCCGGAAGAAATTGCGGCCCGCTGGCTGCTCAAATCAGTCCGCATCGAACCAGGCCGCGTCGTCGCCACGCTCGCTCCATTCTGAATGCCCGGCTCACCCGGCCGGGCGTTGATCGGCGAATAGACTTTTTACCGATTGCCTAAGGCCAGGGGGGTTGATAGCATCGCCCCCCGTTTCACCCGCATCCTTTTGCCCAGCTGCCGCATACGCCACCTGCGCAGCACCGTCCGGAATCGTCATGTCCCAGCCTTCAGCGCCCAGAAAAACGATCAACATCAAAGCCATTACCGATCCGGACAACAAGGTTTACCCACGTTCGATCAGCGGCCCGTTCACCACCTGGCGCTGGATTTTCGTCTGGCTGACACAGATCGTTTTCTACGGCCTGTGCTGGCTGCCCTGGCACGGTCGACAGGCGGTTTTGTTCGATATCGATGCGCGCAAGTTCTACTTTTTCGATCTCGTCCTGTGGCCGCAGGACACCATTTATCTCGTCCTGCTGATGATTCTCGGCGCGCTGGCGCTCTTCCTGTTCACCGCCGTCGCCGGCCGACTATGGTGCGGCTACAGTTGCCCGCAAACCGTCTATACCGAAATTTTCCTGTGGTTCGAAAAGGTGATCGAAGGCGAGCGCCCGAAACGCATGAAACTCGATGCCGAACCCTGGTCAGCCAGAAAACTGGGCATCAAGACGGCCAAGCACTCGGTCTGGATCCTGTTTTCACTGTGGACGGGCATCACCTTCGTCGGTTATTTCATGCCGATCCACGAACTGATCAACGATCTGGTCTCACTCTCGCCGGGCGCCTGGTCAGCCTTCTGGGTTGTTTTCTACGCCTTCGCCACCTACGGCAACGCCGGTTTCCTGCGCGACCAGATGTGCCGCCAGATCTGCCCCTACGCCCGTTTCCAGTTCGTCATGTTCGACCCCGACACGCTGATCATCGCCTACGACGCCAAGCGTGGCGAATCGCGCGGTCCACGGGCCAAAAATGCCGATTCCAAGGCGCAAGGACTGGGTGACTGCGTCGATTGCGGCATCTGCGTCCAGGTTTGCCCGACCGGCATCGACATCCGCAACGGTCTGCAAAACGAATGCATCGGCTGCGCCGCGTGTATCGATGCCTGCGACCAGGTGATGGACAAAATGAACTACCCGCGCGGCCTGATCCGCTATTCGACCGAAAACGCCGTGACCCGCCACTATTCGGCGATGGATATCCTGCGCCGCGCCGTGCGGCCACGCGTCATCATCTACGCCGCCATCCTTGCCGCACTGACCTTGGCTACCGCCTGGTCGCTGGCCACCCGCATTCCACTCAAGGTCAACATCCTGAAGGATCGCAGCAGTCTGTCGCGTGAGGCCGACGATGGCAGCATCGAGAACATCTATCGCCTGCAGATCATGAATACCGGCGACCAGACACGACGTTTCCGCATCACGATCAGCGGCAACGACAACCTGCGCCTGGGCAGCGACGAGGAAATCACCGTGGCCGGTGGCGAAATCGGGATCCAGAGCGCCATTGTCCGGGCTGAAAGCGGCTCGATCCCGTCCGGTGCGATGCCACTCTCCTTCAGCGTCACCGACATCGCCGACAATCATGTCGCGGTAACTGAAAAAACCAAATTCTGGATGCCTTGAAGCCAAGCGGCCGGTGAAAACCCGGCCGAACGATGAACAGTTGGCGCATTCGATGTTAGATTGCCCCTCTACGAATCTCGACGCGAAAGGAAAGGCACCATGAGCACGATCAACATCCTCGGCATTGCCGGCAGCCTGCGCCAGGCATCGACCAATCGCGGCCTGTTGCGTGCCGCACAGGCCAATCTGCCGGCCGATAGCACGATGGAAATCGCCGACCTGACGGACATCCCGTTCTACAACCAGGACATCGCCGAAAAACCGGCTTCCGTCAGCCGTGTTCTCGCCCAGATCGCAGCCGCCGACGCCCTGGTGCTGGGCAGCACGGAATACAACTATTCGCTGGCCCCTGCCTTGAAAAACATTCTCGACTGGGCGTCGCGCGAGCCGAACAATGCCCTGCTCGCCGGCAAGCCGGTGGCCATCATGGGTGCGGCGGGCGGCATGGGATCGTCACGGGCGCAATATCACCTGCGCCAAGTCTGCGTTTTCCTCGATCTGCAGCCGCTGAACAAACCGGAAGTATTCGCCAACGCCTTTGCTGGCGGCTTCGATGCCGCAGGCAACCTGACCGATGCCAAGCTGACGCAACTGGTTGCCGAACAAATGCTGGCCCTGATTGGCCGGATCAAGGCAGCACGTCGCTGAGCGGCATCCATGGAATTGGCACAAATCAGCCAGGCCCTGAGAAACGACGCAATGACCGTTGTTTTCTTCAACGTGCTGTTGCAGCAACTCGGCCTGCCGGTACCGGCCGTGCCCACCCTGCTACTGGCTGGCAGCCTGGTTCTCGCACCGGAAGGCATCGTTCCCATCCTGGCAGCAGCCATCGTCGCCTCGGTGCTGGCTGACTGGGTCTGGTACGGCACCGGCCGGGTCTTCGGCTACCGGGTTCTGGCCGGTTTGTGCAAGCTCTCGATCAATCCGTCATCATGCGTCAGCCAAACGGAAGCTCGCTTCGTCCGCTGGGGCCTGTCGTCGCTGGTCGTCGCCAAGTTCATTCCCGGCTTTTCAACCGTCGCGCCACCGATTGCCGGCGCACTGCGCATGAGCCAACCGGGTTTCCTGTTGGCCGCCGGCATGGGCGCCGGTTTGTGGGCAGGCTTGGCACTGGGCGCCGGCTGGCTGTTGCAGGATGCCGTCCAAAGCGCCATCGCCACCCTCGACCGGCACGCCGGAAGAGCCCTGATCCTGCTGCTGCTCGCACTGACGTTCTGGCTGGGCTGGAAACTCTGGCAGAAATACCGCTTCCGTAAATTCTGCGCCGTTCCCCATATTTCACCGGACGAATTGCTGCAGGCCCTGGCCACCGAGCAACCGCCCCTGCTCCTCGACCTGCGGGGAGCATCAATGATCGCCGATGCCGGCCCGATCATCGGCGCCCGGGTCGGCGAGCACGACTTCCTGCGTGATGCGGTCGGCGACTGGCCCAAGGAACAGGCCATCGTCACCCTGTGCGCCTGCCCGGAAGATGCCGGCGCCATCCAGGCCGCCCGCCAACTGCTCAAACAGGGCTACCTGTCGGTCAAACCGCTCAAAGGTGGCTACGAAGCGTGGTTACAGGCAACCCGGCCAGCACAGCAAAGCACATCTGCCGGATAACCAGCGGCCAGATGGTGCAAAGGCATCCGTATTTTTGTTCGATGATCTGAGAACGATTTGTTCTGAATAATTAGTCCGTCCTGAATAACCCATTTCAAAGGACGGCGAAGCGGCGAAATTCGGGAGAGGTTGATTGCCGACGATTGGTGTCGGCCATGGAGAAACACAACATCCAGACGTAAAAAAGCCGGATGGCCCTGAGAATCATCCGCAGATTGTGACCGGCACCGCAAAGCACGGCATTCAGGGCGTCACCGAGGCTGCCCTTGAGCCAATTCCGACGCAGCTTGCCTTCGTTTTTCATGTGCCCAATTGCGGGTTCAACGGCACTTCGTCGATGAATGGCTTTCCGGATGGACGGGGTGACGCCGCGCTTCTGGCCGCTGCGCCAGATCGTCACACCCTCGACACTGACGCCCCGATAGCCCTTATCGACAAACACCGCCTTCGGTTTCTGCGCGGTGAGAATGCTCACCTGCTCGATGGCTTCCGGCAACGTGTGGCCGTCGTAGGGGTTGCCGGGCAAACTGCGCATGCCGACCACCAGACCTTCCTTGTGCGTGGTGGCGACAGTGACCTTGACGCCGAATTCATACGGCTGGCGCGCCTTGCCTTTGGAAATACACTCGACCTCCGGGGCGTGCAGGCTGTAGAGCTTGTTTTTGTCTTTGGGCTTTTGCTCCAGCAGCCGTTTGACACGGGCCAGGATGCTGGCCGCCTTCGCACACTGCACTTCGTCCTGGCGATCCAGTTTGCGATCAATGTCACGCCAGACTCGCCCGACCACCGTGCGCAAGGATTTCAGGCAGGCCTTCCATGCGTCGGAATTGCTTGGCATGGGCGTAACGTCCGACCTGCACAGCCAGCCTGGGTGCTTCGCGGTTGTAGTTCTGGCGCAGGGTGATGCCCAGGGCGCCTGCCAGTTTCACCAGATGCTGCCGACCGCGTTCGAGCAGGCGACTATCGGTCGGGTAAGCCACGGCTTTTTCCATCACCGTGGTGTCGATGATAATTTTCTCGAAACTCTTTGCCTTGACCACCTTGCCCCGGCGGGCGGCTTCAATGGTTTCAGTCAGCAACCACTCAACACCTTCTTCACCGACCCGCTGGCGCCAGCGCGTCATCGACGAGGGATCAATCGGCGGCTCGTGCTGGAAGTAGGTTTCGCCGCAGAAATGCTGCCAGTAAGGGTTCTCGACCCATGTCCAGACCAGATCCGCATCCGAGCAGGCGAACGTGTGTTGCAGGTAGAGCAACCCCGCGATCAATCGCGGCGAACTGGCCGGGCGCCCGGTACGGGAGGGAAAGAACTCCGCCCATCGGGTTTCGAAGAGTGACCAGTCGATCAACTCGGCCAATTTCACCAACGGGTGCTTGAGATTGATCAGTTCCGCCAGGGGCTGCTGAAACAAGTCGCCGGTCGAGGGATGTTTACCTTTGGGACGCATCGAAAACTCACGAAAATTTGCAAGGAATCAAGGCGTTATTATCTCATTTCCGGCAAATTATCGTCCGCAAAATGACGAAATTAGCCCATCAAATCAAGAGGTTGAGCGTTGTTCAGGACGGACTGGTTCGGGAGGCCGGGCGCAAGGTATTTTTGATTCTGGACAACCTGCGAGTGCATCACAGCAACAAGGTTCGGGACTGGCTGAAAAAGTACACCGAACACATTGAGGTGTTCTTTTTGCCCGCCTATTCTCCAGAACTCAATCCGGACGAATATCTGAACTGTGACTTGAAGGCATTGGTCCATGGCGGGAAACCAGCCAAGAATCGGGATGAACTGGAATCAAAGGTGCGAGGCGCAATGATGAAAATACAGAATCGTCCAAAACGGGTTATGTCCTATTTTAGACATCGGAAAATCCAATATGCTGCCTAATGAACCTATTGGATTGCCGGGTTAATACAGTAATTTAGCCTTTTGCTGCAATTCTAAGATGCTCTGAATCTATCAGGCCGATTCGCATCCAGGTGCTGGAAATTTTTGCAATTTCACTCACCGCACGGCTGTAGCGCATTTCACCCATCCAGATAAATTCCTGCACATCTGATCGTGGGAATTTAAATTTATTATTCCCATCATCAACACGCTCTCCTATTACTCTTTTTTTTATAGGGTCTGGCGCGAATTTAAATGTGAAAATTTCTGGTGATTTCGTACTGAACTTTAAATGCAGGTCAAGCCCATCCTCGTTTTTTACAACCAGGTTGTAGCTTTTGGTATTTTCTTCTGCTTTAATGAAAGAGAATGCTGATTTTTCCTCGAGACGAAGCGTGTCGCATGCAGGTGTTAGGCAAATATAGTATGTGGATTTTTCTTTACTATCTGCACTATTGATATTGTCGTTATTTTCACCGTTTGGCTCTACTGCGCTCTCATTTTTTTTGTCTTTTTCTATGGTCTTAAGTTTTAGTATTGTCCCAGTAGTAATGGACGGCACCCAGCTTGTGTTCCATGGAGCTTTGTGTGAGCCAAATGCTTCTCGACGTAATGCAACCATGCGTGAAAATTTATTTTCACGATTTATTGATTCCTGTGTTGAGCCAGAAAGAAAGGCAGAGATGTGTTTTCTGTTGCTTTCATGGATATCAATTTGCGGCGTCTCAGAAGCTGGTTTGTTTACACCTTTGTCGTTTATTCCATGTTTGAGTAACTGATTTATTAACTCCATGTTAACGTCACCTTCTTTTTTTATGGCGACTCTTTTTTCTTTTGTTTTGATATTATCAATTTTTGCTCCTATAGCTTGCTCTATTG
It encodes:
- a CDS encoding endonuclease/exonuclease/phosphatase family protein; the protein is MMVHELRDRLRHLNPDIVFLQEVQGLHLGHAENHHNWPSAPQHEFLADEVWQASAYGRNMIYDHGHHGNAILSRFPILDSHNQDVTHLQFEKRGLLHCRIALPEGPAAHCVCVHLSLFGHSRRRQMHALADYLDRMADPTAPIIIAGDFNDWSNKAGQQLAARLGLIEVFSQRDGRPVRSFPAAMPMFRLDRIYVRGFNIISTEVHHGQPWSAISDHAALSACLGRHGA
- the clsB gene encoding cardiolipin synthase ClsB is translated as MAPDFLPGNRITLLNSGREYFPALLAAIDAARDEIFLESYIYANDPVGQRVCHALCQAARRGVTVNVTVDGFGGRNFADDFLPTLTAAGVRAMLFRPEISTFHLRRHRLRRLHRKLAVIDGRTLFVGGINIVDDDNAPPDMCPRYDYAVQVDGPVVQQALHAARRIWEIVSWVNFKRRFRLKPGRPSPVEATGNQTAAFLIRDNLRHRNDILHAYLDAIAEARDEILIANAYFLPGVRFGRALQAAAKRGVRITILLQGKTDHPMLRFAAQALYTVALSNGIRVFEYEKSFMHAKVAVIDGEWATVGSSNIDPFSLLLAKEANLVVRDRDFARTLRRSILDAIAQGAREMRADELSEHGWPVRLLRWLSYGLVRALVGLTGYGPKHWQADEEMPGITPEKLPE
- the gluQRS gene encoding tRNA glutamyl-Q(34) synthetase GluQRS, with the protein product MNQLYRGRFAPSPTGPLHAGSLVAAVGSYLDARSQHGEWLLRMEDVDTPRNVSGAADDILRTLEAFGFCWDGPVLWQSTRSEAYAEALAQLRSAGLAYGCACSRKEIADSASRPAIDGGLAYPGTCRVGLPAGRQARAWRLRVDGDLGFVDRLQGHLSQQLENDVGDFVLLRADGLFAYQLAVTVDDEFQGISDIVRGADLLASTPRQIWLQRCLGYRQPRYAHLPVVSNAAGEKLSKQTLAPALDAGRPVPQLVAALRFLGQAVPPGLEHARLDECWAWAIAHWQFSAIPSGRVIPGASPA
- a CDS encoding amine oxidase, coding for MFKTVIALAVAAGFASASFAQPAPAPTAAPAAKVVAPVAAAAEKKVEAPKAVEPAKVVEAPKTEPVKQDAAKPVKHVKHAKAAVKAEPAAAPAPAAAPAGK
- a CDS encoding DUF1439 domain-containing protein, translated to MHHRFKLVFCCLMTVSPLLWAAGFMEREISFSTQEVQEALAKTSSSEKNYGGLVSVALPAPPQVTLGEPAGLAGVTARLNISLLGSPAIGVDVAGTAGIRYDDKRKAFFLENPVAHSIQSPALSRDSEPMAKQAINAFISNYFRNKPVYVLREDGKPEEIAARWLLKSVRIEPGRVVATLAPF
- the ccoG gene encoding cytochrome c oxidase accessory protein CcoG; its protein translation is MSQPSAPRKTINIKAITDPDNKVYPRSISGPFTTWRWIFVWLTQIVFYGLCWLPWHGRQAVLFDIDARKFYFFDLVLWPQDTIYLVLLMILGALALFLFTAVAGRLWCGYSCPQTVYTEIFLWFEKVIEGERPKRMKLDAEPWSARKLGIKTAKHSVWILFSLWTGITFVGYFMPIHELINDLVSLSPGAWSAFWVVFYAFATYGNAGFLRDQMCRQICPYARFQFVMFDPDTLIIAYDAKRGESRGPRAKNADSKAQGLGDCVDCGICVQVCPTGIDIRNGLQNECIGCAACIDACDQVMDKMNYPRGLIRYSTENAVTRHYSAMDILRRAVRPRVIIYAAILAALTLATAWSLATRIPLKVNILKDRSSLSREADDGSIENIYRLQIMNTGDQTRRFRITISGNDNLRLGSDEEITVAGGEIGIQSAIVRAESGSIPSGAMPLSFSVTDIADNHVAVTEKTKFWMP
- a CDS encoding NADPH-dependent FMN reductase gives rise to the protein MSTINILGIAGSLRQASTNRGLLRAAQANLPADSTMEIADLTDIPFYNQDIAEKPASVSRVLAQIAAADALVLGSTEYNYSLAPALKNILDWASREPNNALLAGKPVAIMGAAGGMGSSRAQYHLRQVCVFLDLQPLNKPEVFANAFAGGFDAAGNLTDAKLTQLVAEQMLALIGRIKAARR
- a CDS encoding VTT domain-containing protein; translation: MELAQISQALRNDAMTVVFFNVLLQQLGLPVPAVPTLLLAGSLVLAPEGIVPILAAAIVASVLADWVWYGTGRVFGYRVLAGLCKLSINPSSCVSQTEARFVRWGLSSLVVAKFIPGFSTVAPPIAGALRMSQPGFLLAAGMGAGLWAGLALGAGWLLQDAVQSAIATLDRHAGRALILLLLALTFWLGWKLWQKYRFRKFCAVPHISPDELLQALATEQPPLLLDLRGASMIADAGPIIGARVGEHDFLRDAVGDWPKEQAIVTLCACPEDAGAIQAARQLLKQGYLSVKPLKGGYEAWLQATRPAQQSTSAG